Proteins encoded in a region of the Candidatus Thorarchaeota archaeon genome:
- a CDS encoding FAD-binding oxidoreductase codes for MTNCITASAVNSADLSKMKRVTDPSEIKDTYALYLDDESHSFDGVAEEIVFPATEEEVATVLRHAQQAGRPVTVQGGRTGLTGAAVPLGGIILNLERMNRLLYMSYDESGGLYSIGAQPGVLLEDLVKVVTTKRLDSIRGNGTPEQEKALQRFMAESTDYTFPVDPTETSAWLGGIVACNASGAKTFRYGAVREWVRRVRVVLMNGDVLDIHRGKVFANGGKFEVLLSDGKKVEIQVPSYVMPRTKNAAGLYAEPDMDLIDLFIGSEGILGVFTLVELGLHPLPENMMTVMAFFPSEDDAVGFVCDARSPESPIQMDFLEYFDSNAVTMIREKAGAAGIKVPALKPDTRAIVFFEFPYTEAEMEEKVMALEEVLNRHNSSSESSWAGLDRAELEKMKTVRHFVPETVNGLIAQRKQQFHEVHKIGTDMAVPDEALRDYLAFYRETLDAQGMEYVIFGHIGNNHLHVNMIPRNNEEVRQGMENYMLFAKRAVELGGTVAAEHGIGKLKRPFLEMMYGPEGIAQIQRVKRVIDPLWLLNPGNMIPVP; via the coding sequence TTGACCAACTGCATCACTGCAAGTGCTGTCAACAGTGCCGACCTGTCTAAGATGAAGCGAGTGACAGACCCGTCTGAGATCAAGGATACCTATGCGCTGTACCTTGATGACGAGTCGCATTCCTTTGACGGTGTGGCCGAAGAGATAGTGTTTCCCGCCACTGAAGAAGAGGTTGCTACTGTCCTTCGCCATGCCCAGCAGGCTGGACGACCCGTGACCGTTCAGGGAGGTCGAACAGGCCTGACCGGAGCAGCAGTACCGCTTGGGGGCATCATACTCAATCTGGAGCGGATGAACAGGCTCCTCTACATGTCCTATGACGAGTCCGGAGGCCTGTACTCTATTGGTGCTCAGCCCGGCGTGTTGCTTGAGGACTTGGTAAAGGTGGTTACGACGAAGCGGCTCGATTCGATAAGGGGGAATGGTACACCCGAGCAGGAGAAGGCTCTCCAGCGGTTCATGGCAGAGTCCACCGACTACACATTCCCCGTGGACCCCACCGAGACCAGCGCTTGGCTTGGTGGGATTGTGGCCTGCAACGCCTCTGGTGCGAAGACGTTCCGATATGGCGCCGTGAGGGAGTGGGTCCGCAGAGTCCGGGTGGTACTGATGAATGGCGACGTGCTCGACATTCACCGTGGCAAGGTGTTCGCAAATGGCGGCAAGTTCGAGGTGCTACTGAGTGACGGCAAGAAGGTCGAGATTCAGGTGCCATCATATGTGATGCCCAGGACCAAGAACGCAGCTGGGCTCTATGCAGAGCCAGACATGGACTTGATTGACCTGTTCATCGGTTCAGAGGGTATTCTTGGTGTCTTCACACTCGTCGAGCTGGGTCTACATCCACTGCCGGAGAACATGATGACAGTCATGGCCTTCTTTCCCAGCGAGGATGACGCGGTGGGCTTCGTGTGCGACGCGCGGTCTCCAGAATCTCCAATCCAGATGGACTTCTTGGAGTACTTCGACTCCAATGCGGTCACCATGATTCGTGAGAAGGCGGGTGCTGCAGGAATCAAGGTCCCCGCACTCAAACCTGACACCAGAGCGATTGTCTTCTTTGAGTTCCCATATACCGAGGCGGAGATGGAGGAGAAGGTAATGGCACTCGAGGAGGTCTTGAATCGACACAACTCTTCCTCCGAGTCCAGCTGGGCCGGCCTGGACCGAGCCGAGCTTGAGAAGATGAAGACGGTGCGCCACTTTGTTCCGGAGACTGTAAACGGGTTGATTGCCCAACGCAAGCAGCAGTTCCACGAGGTGCACAAGATTGGCACTGACATGGCTGTTCCAGACGAAGCCTTGCGGGACTATCTGGCGTTCTATCGCGAGACTCTTGATGCACAAGGGATGGAGTACGTCATCTTCGGCCACATTGGCAACAATCACCTCCACGTGAACATGATTCCGCGGAACAACGAAGAGGTCCGACAGGGGATGGAGAACTACATGCTATTCGCAAAGAGGGCGGTGGAGCTTGGCGGCACGGTGGCCGCAGAACACGGCATTGGGAAGCTGAAGCGACCGTTCCTTGAGATGATGTACGGACCAGAAGGCATTGCTCAGATACAGCGTGTCAAGCGAGTTATCGACCCACTGTGGTTACTGAATCCGGGCAACATGATCCCTGTCCCCTGA
- a CDS encoding MFS transporter, with the protein MEPEPKALSQDDTEFALRTLLKIMVVSQVKLTLTEGVFLIGFAILLGAPVYVIGILAAIPSFSQLAQVPALYLTVKYKTRKPINVYTILSSRIAILFMALIPFISTSELGVLLFTVLVGVQAMFVAIGSPSWNSWLRDLVPQDRMGVFFSKRMTIGAVVAVIVSLLGGYFVGVWNALNVGPPAYAYSVLFVTAFAVGVITVYYIHVLPEPEMAPPGPRPSFSSLLGEPYRDENFRNLMLFSATWSFSTALAAPFFAVYLLDGSLLNVGLPVATALSASTQVMSILFLRFWGRLSDRFSNKSVLLVTVPLFMLGTFLWVLSKYAKGTPALIPFLLLIHIITGISAAGVNLTSSNIGLKLAPRGEAQSYLAARGIAIAVAGLVAPLVGGVLATLLADKTLSMGFDLISGTDPTHPDWHIPIKLDLTGLDFVFVGSALLGFYALHRLALVKETGEVDEKMVIEAIVSETRRNVKTLSTVDGLRHSISVPLSSIKVALKRMGHQEKKDTCAEDDREQVD; encoded by the coding sequence TTGGAGCCCGAACCAAAGGCACTCTCACAGGATGATACTGAGTTCGCTCTGCGGACACTGCTGAAGATCATGGTGGTCAGCCAGGTCAAGCTTACGCTCACAGAGGGCGTCTTCCTCATTGGATTCGCCATACTGCTGGGGGCTCCTGTGTACGTCATCGGGATTCTCGCAGCAATCCCGTCCTTTTCGCAGCTGGCTCAAGTCCCCGCCCTCTACCTGACCGTCAAATACAAGACGAGAAAGCCCATCAACGTCTACACGATCCTGTCCAGCAGGATTGCAATCCTGTTCATGGCTCTCATCCCATTCATATCGACGTCTGAGCTGGGCGTCCTTCTCTTCACGGTCCTTGTCGGTGTGCAAGCCATGTTCGTAGCCATTGGCTCGCCAAGCTGGAACTCATGGCTCAGAGACCTGGTGCCTCAGGACCGGATGGGCGTCTTCTTCTCAAAGCGCATGACCATCGGAGCTGTCGTGGCCGTGATTGTGTCACTCCTCGGTGGCTACTTCGTCGGCGTGTGGAACGCTCTGAATGTGGGACCTCCCGCATATGCCTACAGCGTGCTCTTTGTCACCGCCTTCGCCGTTGGTGTGATTACAGTCTACTACATCCATGTGCTTCCAGAGCCGGAGATGGCTCCTCCGGGACCAAGACCAAGCTTCTCAAGCCTTCTGGGAGAGCCCTACCGGGACGAGAACTTCAGGAACCTCATGCTCTTCTCCGCGACATGGAGCTTCAGCACAGCTCTCGCTGCTCCGTTCTTTGCGGTGTATCTACTCGACGGAAGCCTACTGAATGTGGGACTGCCAGTTGCCACGGCCCTGTCTGCTTCGACTCAGGTGATGAGCATACTCTTCCTCCGATTTTGGGGACGACTCTCAGACAGGTTCTCTAATAAGTCGGTTCTTCTTGTCACTGTCCCTCTCTTCATGCTAGGTACCTTCTTGTGGGTGCTGTCCAAGTATGCGAAGGGCACACCAGCCCTAATCCCCTTTCTGCTGCTGATTCATATCATAACCGGAATCTCTGCTGCAGGAGTGAACCTCACTTCCAGTAACATTGGCCTGAAGTTGGCGCCTCGTGGCGAGGCACAGTCGTATCTTGCTGCGCGAGGGATTGCAATAGCGGTGGCCGGCCTTGTCGCACCGCTTGTAGGTGGTGTATTAGCGACGTTGCTTGCAGACAAGACGCTCAGCATGGGTTTCGACCTTATCAGTGGCACTGACCCGACCCACCCTGACTGGCACATCCCAATCAAGCTGGACCTGACTGGGCTGGACTTTGTGTTCGTTGGATCCGCTCTACTGGGCTTCTACGCTCTCCATCGCCTCGCACTTGTCAAGGAGACCGGCGAGGTCGATGAGAAGATGGTCATAGAGGCCATTGTGTCTGAGACCCGAAGGAACGTCAAGAC
- a CDS encoding inorganic phosphate transporter has translation MSGVEVLLLVVMLAFGFLVAFAIGSNDEAMSPAVGSKVLTLRTAVCLGACISLVGALSLGGNVSAKVGSDLIGGRSLTTAMVLAILLAMSLWLLVVSAARGLPISTTQCIVGSVIGAVLIAAVVETGDWGVNAVSWAVVAEILAGWLVSPVIGFLVSAAVITVIRRTQRRVKGLTGVERQEKLASYALVVFLIWTTLSRGGNDVANAVAPLVSVPEFQGTANIGPLVVPAVHIPLLVGGIGMGAGLIVVGRKVIKTLATEVVTLSPTTALSASVSVSLVLFFGTLLGFPLSGTHVLVAALIAVGWVESKPLQRKQVMEIVTSWIITVPLSALLAAGMLVLLCHLFPGL, from the coding sequence ATGAGCGGCGTGGAAGTCCTGCTACTAGTGGTGATGCTAGCTTTCGGCTTTCTGGTTGCGTTTGCGATAGGCAGCAACGATGAGGCCATGAGTCCGGCAGTGGGGTCAAAGGTCCTGACTCTCCGGACCGCAGTATGTCTGGGCGCATGCATCAGTCTGGTTGGGGCGCTCTCACTGGGCGGCAATGTGTCAGCGAAGGTTGGTTCAGACCTCATTGGAGGCCGTTCTCTGACCACTGCGATGGTCCTTGCGATTCTCCTCGCAATGTCACTCTGGCTTCTCGTGGTCTCGGCTGCCAGAGGACTCCCCATTAGCACTACTCAGTGTATCGTTGGTTCAGTGATTGGTGCAGTCCTGATAGCAGCGGTAGTGGAGACTGGCGACTGGGGAGTGAATGCGGTGAGTTGGGCGGTAGTTGCAGAGATACTCGCGGGGTGGCTCGTCTCGCCAGTCATCGGATTCCTCGTCAGTGCAGCAGTCATAACAGTCATCCGAAGGACACAGCGAAGAGTCAAGGGCCTGACAGGAGTAGAGAGGCAGGAGAAACTCGCGTCCTATGCATTGGTGGTCTTTCTCATCTGGACGACTCTCAGCAGAGGAGGCAATGATGTTGCCAATGCGGTGGCACCACTGGTCTCAGTACCAGAGTTTCAAGGGACCGCCAACATAGGACCACTTGTCGTCCCCGCAGTCCACATTCCCTTGCTTGTGGGCGGCATTGGAATGGGAGCGGGTCTCATAGTGGTTGGTCGAAAGGTCATCAAGACGCTGGCCACGGAGGTCGTCACGCTCTCGCCCACGACAGCACTCTCGGCAAGTGTATCAGTCTCGCTAGTCCTCTTCTTCGGTACTCTTCTCGGCTTTCCGCTGAGCGGAACCCATGTGCTGGTCGCGGCATTGATTGCAGTGGGATGGGTGGAGAGCAAGCCACTGCAGCGTAAGCAGGTGATGGAGATAGTCACATCATGGATAATAACAGTCCCGCTGTCTGCGCTACTTGCAGCGGGTATGCTCGTGCTCCTCTGCCACCTCTTTCCGGGACTCTGA
- a CDS encoding DUF47 family protein, whose protein sequence is MSAFSKILGLGDKALQDQADMLLLRLAKTMQVASARLFDCVTGWTERDMDRARTIEGEIVQLERQGDAIVDEIVESIFAKNAYPPQQTQERYELVKRIDDVIDAAERAAKLIGAIRSRSPPDGLKAIAEKCWNCTDLLQDAIKHILTDFKAAWDLSRRIEVIREETRDMHYSLLERLMNSSVDLSEALLAHRLGEQIIAVAIAAEEVSDFIRTLVVKYM, encoded by the coding sequence GTGAGTGCGTTCTCGAAGATTCTCGGCCTCGGTGACAAGGCCCTGCAGGACCAGGCGGATATGCTGCTACTCAGACTGGCCAAGACAATGCAAGTGGCAAGTGCAAGACTGTTTGACTGTGTCACCGGCTGGACGGAAAGGGACATGGACCGGGCGCGTACAATAGAGGGAGAGATAGTCCAGCTTGAGCGTCAGGGCGATGCAATAGTCGACGAGATTGTCGAGAGCATCTTTGCAAAGAACGCGTATCCGCCGCAGCAGACCCAAGAGAGATACGAACTGGTGAAGCGGATCGATGATGTGATTGACGCTGCCGAGCGGGCTGCGAAACTGATTGGTGCCATCAGGTCAAGGTCACCTCCTGACGGGCTAAAGGCAATCGCAGAGAAGTGCTGGAACTGCACCGACTTGCTGCAGGACGCCATCAAGCACATCCTCACAGACTTCAAGGCTGCATGGGACCTCTCGAGGAGAATTGAGGTGATACGCGAAGAGACCCGCGACATGCACTATTCCCTCTTGGAACGACTGATGAACTCGTCAGTCGACCTCAGCGAGGCTCTTCTCGCTCATCGCCTCGGTGAGCAGATCATCGCGGTGGCCATAGCTGCCGAGGAGGTCTCAGACTTCATACGGACGCTGGTCGTCAAGTACATGTAG
- a CDS encoding metallophosphoesterase, with protein sequence MRLAAVSDIHVRPDGSDAGLLRELKTRIEELGPDALVVAGDISSHLTVLRETLSALAMGIPCLYVAGNHDIWFEKETNQGSLEKYSRLIGEACRQTGWTHLPDGSYVMGDVAFIGSIGWSDYSFRREELGIPLRNYEMKEYRGSTWFDLFQVDWDFTDVEATNLFNRKIAYDLSTLPRHVKHVVYVSHHLPFRELTLYKDRLPWDFFSAYMGARSTGELLRQDKRVILTISGHSHIRNVVRLNGITAVSVPVGYGRPEEAGLAEFARKAVACIDIDGSEVKLLDFVRGDICEGLPYGVSD encoded by the coding sequence ATGAGACTCGCGGCAGTTTCCGACATTCATGTCAGACCGGACGGAAGTGATGCAGGCCTACTGAGAGAACTGAAGACCCGCATCGAGGAACTGGGCCCTGATGCCCTTGTGGTGGCAGGGGACATTAGCAGCCATCTGACAGTCCTAAGGGAGACCCTGTCGGCACTTGCGATGGGGATACCGTGCCTATATGTCGCTGGCAATCACGACATCTGGTTCGAGAAGGAGACCAATCAAGGGTCACTGGAAAAGTACTCGAGACTGATTGGCGAGGCTTGCAGACAGACCGGCTGGACTCATCTTCCGGACGGGTCCTACGTCATGGGGGATGTGGCATTCATCGGTTCAATTGGATGGTCGGACTACTCCTTTCGTCGCGAGGAACTAGGCATTCCGCTTCGGAATTATGAGATGAAGGAGTACAGGGGCTCAACATGGTTCGACCTGTTTCAGGTGGACTGGGACTTCACAGACGTAGAGGCGACGAATCTATTCAACCGGAAGATTGCATACGACCTCTCTACACTGCCAAGACATGTAAAGCACGTCGTGTACGTGTCGCACCACCTCCCCTTCCGAGAGCTGACCCTATACAAGGACAGACTGCCTTGGGACTTCTTCAGTGCATACATGGGAGCCCGGAGCACTGGGGAGCTTCTCCGGCAAGACAAGAGGGTGATTCTCACAATATCCGGTCACTCGCATATACGAAATGTCGTGCGGCTGAACGGAATCACAGCAGTCTCAGTCCCTGTCGGATACGGGAGGCCAGAGGAAGCAGGACTTGCAGAGTTTGCAAGAAAGGCAGTAGCCTGCATTGATATTGACGGGAGCGAGGTCAAGCTGCTCGACTTTGTTCGAGGCGACATATGCGAAGGGCTTCCCTACGGCGTTTCAGATTAG
- a CDS encoding alanine--tRNA ligase: MKAKELRAMYLEFFRQKKHKIIGSSSLLPENDPTVLFTTAGMHPLVPFLLGQPHPQGTRIANCQKCIRTTDIESVGDPSHLTFFEMLGNWSLGDYWKKEAISWSYEFLTSKKWLGFDPARLSVTVFAGDGDVPRDDESAQIWRELGIPEERIYFLPKEDNWWGPAGLVGPCGPCTEMFIEIDSVPPCGPQCRPGCHCGHYFEVWNDVFMQYNKTVDGKYVLLGRRNVDTGMGVERTTAMLQGAPTVYDTELFRPLTDKIKALSGKEEFSEYDMRQVRIIADHVKSAVMIMSDDRRISPSNVEHGYIVRRLLRKAILSADKLGISAGVLEDLAGTVVEMYKDIYEEVLRNREFVLQNLRDEERKFRNTLGKALKKLKQTLDETGTVTGKDAFVLFTSFGLPLEMTREIAEESGVRIDIDEFRREFEHHRDISRTATQGKFKGGLADHSEEITKLHTATHLLQAALRKVLGESVRQMGSNITRERLRFDFTFFRRLTPEEIQRVEDLVNEVIAADCKVTRTVMKYDEAIAAGALAFFKDTYGDEVSVYSVEGFSMEVCGGPHVERTGVLKKFKIKDQESIGSGLMRIRAVLLP, translated from the coding sequence GTGAAGGCCAAGGAACTACGAGCGATGTACCTGGAGTTCTTCAGGCAGAAGAAACACAAGATAATAGGTTCGTCATCACTACTGCCCGAAAACGACCCGACAGTACTATTCACGACCGCAGGCATGCATCCGCTCGTCCCATTTCTCTTGGGCCAGCCTCATCCGCAGGGAACGCGTATTGCCAACTGCCAGAAGTGCATAAGGACGACCGATATCGAGTCCGTGGGAGACCCCAGTCACCTCACATTCTTCGAAATGCTCGGAAACTGGAGTTTGGGCGACTACTGGAAGAAGGAGGCAATCTCATGGAGCTATGAGTTCCTGACCTCCAAGAAGTGGTTGGGCTTCGACCCCGCAAGACTGTCAGTGACCGTCTTCGCAGGGGACGGTGACGTGCCTCGCGATGACGAGTCCGCACAGATATGGAGAGAGCTCGGCATCCCAGAGGAGAGGATATACTTCCTTCCAAAGGAGGACAACTGGTGGGGCCCCGCTGGACTAGTCGGTCCCTGCGGCCCGTGCACAGAGATGTTCATCGAGATTGACAGCGTCCCCCCGTGTGGTCCACAGTGCAGACCCGGATGCCACTGCGGCCACTACTTCGAGGTGTGGAATGATGTCTTCATGCAGTACAACAAGACGGTGGATGGAAAGTACGTTCTTCTGGGACGCCGTAATGTTGACACGGGAATGGGAGTCGAGCGTACCACTGCAATGCTGCAGGGAGCTCCGACAGTATATGACACCGAGCTGTTCAGACCTCTGACTGACAAGATCAAGGCCCTATCAGGAAAGGAGGAGTTCTCGGAATACGACATGCGCCAGGTGCGGATTATCGCAGACCACGTCAAGTCTGCAGTGATGATAATGTCAGATGACAGAAGGATATCACCATCCAATGTCGAGCACGGGTACATAGTCCGACGACTACTCCGCAAGGCAATCCTCAGTGCAGACAAGCTGGGCATATCCGCAGGAGTCCTAGAGGACCTTGCTGGGACTGTGGTCGAGATGTACAAGGACATCTACGAGGAGGTCCTAAGAAACCGAGAGTTTGTCCTGCAGAACCTGCGCGACGAAGAGAGAAAGTTCCGTAACACACTGGGAAAGGCATTGAAGAAACTGAAGCAGACGCTTGATGAGACCGGTACTGTGACCGGTAAAGACGCGTTCGTCCTCTTCACGAGCTTCGGACTGCCTCTTGAGATGACCAGAGAGATAGCGGAAGAGAGTGGGGTAAGAATAGACATAGACGAGTTCAGGAGAGAGTTCGAGCACCACAGAGACATCTCAAGGACGGCGACTCAGGGGAAGTTCAAGGGTGGTCTTGCAGACCACAGCGAAGAGATCACAAAGCTTCACACTGCGACGCACCTGCTGCAGGCAGCCCTGAGGAAGGTCCTAGGCGAGTCTGTCAGACAGATGGGCAGCAACATCACCCGGGAGAGGCTCCGCTTTGACTTCACGTTCTTCAGAAGACTGACACCCGAGGAGATACAGCGAGTCGAGGACCTTGTCAACGAGGTGATAGCGGCGGACTGCAAAGTGACCCGGACCGTAATGAAGTACGATGAGGCAATTGCAGCGGGAGCCCTTGCGTTCTTCAAGGACACATATGGTGATGAGGTCTCGGTGTACTCAGTGGAGGGCTTCAGCATGGAGGTCTGCGGAGGGCCGCACGTTGAGCGTACTGGTGTCCTGAAGAAGTTCAAGATCAAGGACCAAGAGAGTATTGGGTCTGGTCTCATGAGGATAAGGGCAGTCCTTCTCCCGTGA
- a CDS encoding MBL fold metallo-hydrolase: MVVWENDEVRVHVPYSIAGVSTTLVVYSKFTGKMMLMDVGDGALRDLVSTGQTDFVKEIDLIAISHGHFDHVGGLHALLGFMRMLKRNSPLNILFPMGCVEAQTIVTGFRTAYRESMPFRLFYHEVGRGAGFDTDFFKIQAIDVEHFGLENTRECDSPMPALGFRVQVGQTTIAYTGDTRLCPAAETVVRGADLAVIEATHQVAPQEGPRVHLTEGEARQLGSLAKEYLLIHKMPPGVETQQHP; the protein is encoded by the coding sequence TTGGTCGTGTGGGAAAACGATGAAGTCCGGGTGCACGTACCATATAGCATAGCAGGTGTAAGCACCACTCTGGTTGTGTACTCCAAGTTCACGGGCAAGATGATGCTAATGGATGTGGGTGACGGGGCTCTACGAGACCTCGTTTCCACAGGACAGACGGACTTTGTGAAGGAGATAGACCTCATAGCGATAAGCCATGGCCACTTCGACCATGTAGGTGGGCTTCATGCCCTTCTCGGATTCATGAGGATGCTCAAGCGCAACTCTCCTCTCAACATTCTGTTTCCCATGGGCTGCGTTGAGGCCCAGACCATAGTCACAGGTTTCAGGACCGCATACAGAGAGTCGATGCCCTTCAGGCTCTTCTACCATGAGGTGGGTCGTGGTGCGGGGTTCGACACGGACTTCTTCAAGATACAGGCGATTGATGTTGAGCATTTTGGGCTCGAAAACACCCGCGAGTGCGACTCACCAATGCCTGCTCTTGGTTTTAGGGTGCAGGTCGGTCAGACTACGATAGCCTATACGGGGGACACTCGCCTCTGTCCTGCTGCCGAGACGGTAGTGCGGGGGGCGGATCTGGCTGTGATTGAGGCCACACATCAGGTCGCTCCCCAAGAAGGCCCCCGTGTGCATCTCACGGAGGGCGAGGCACGGCAGCTGGGGTCCCTTGCAAAGGAGTACTTGCTGATTCACAAGATGCCACCGGGCGTTGAAACGCAACAGCACCCATAA